From Kwoniella dendrophila CBS 6074 chromosome 11, complete sequence, a single genomic window includes:
- a CDS encoding translation elongation factor Tu: protein MMRNAVQSRLSSALRTTEVRAAVRPLAGPSVPIARTLATKPLQTPRFRAVALCPRRLPVRGYAAEAGGKFSRKKPHFNIGTIGHVDHGKTTLTAAITKYLAEQGGGKFMDYSQIDKAPEEKARGITISTAHVEYETPNRHYAHIDCPGHADYIKNMITGAAQLDGAIIVVSATDGQMPQTREHLLLARQVGIKRLVVFINKVDQVDDPEMLELVEMEMRELLSEFGFEGEETPIVMGTALAALEGKDPERGANKIKELMEKADEWLELPARDLEKPFLMYVEDVFSISGRGTVVTGKVERGVITKGSEVEIVGMGSPIKTTLTGIEMFHKELERGEAGDNMGALLRGIKREQVRRGQVLVQPGSIKSVKKFKAQLYILTKEEGGRYTPFMANYRPQLFIRTTDVTVSLNFPEGTEGAHEKLVMPGDNVEMIGDLVHDIALEPGSRFTLREGGKTIGTGIVSEIYE, encoded by the exons atgatgagaaacgCTGTCCAAAGTCGACTTTCTTCCGCGCTTAGAACTACCGAAGTTCGAG CCGCCGTTCGACCTTTGGCTGGACCATCAGTACCTATCGCTAGAACCCTTGCCACCAAACCTCTTCAAACTCCTAGATTCAGAGCTGTAGCTTTATGTCCTAGAAGATTACCTGTTAGAGGTTATGCTGCTGAAGCAGGTGGTAAATTCAGTAGAAAGAAGCCTCatttcaa CATTGGTACTATTGGT CATGTCGATCATGGTAAAACCACTTTAACCGCCGCTATCACCAAATATCTTGCTGaacaaggtggtggtaaattcATGGATTACtctcaaattgataaagctCCTGAAGAGAAAGCTCGTGGTATCACCATCTCTACTGCT CACGTCGAATATGAAACCCCTAACCGACATTACGCTCACATTGACTGTCCAGGTCACGCCGATT ACATCAAAAATATGATTACTGGTGCAGCTCAATTAGATGGTGCTATTATTGTTGTCTCAGCTACTGATGGGCAAATGCCTCAAACAAGAGAACATTTGTTACTTGCCAGACAAGTTGGTATTAAAAGATTAGTAGTGTTTATCAACAAAGTTGACCAAGTTGACGATCCAGAAATGCTTGAATTAGTCGAAATGGAAATGAGAGAATTACTTTCAGAATTCggatttgaaggtgaagaaactCCTATCGTCATGGGtactgctttagctgctttagaaggtaaagatccAGAGAGAGGTgccaacaaaatcaaagaattaaTGGAAAAAGCCGATGAATGGTTAGAACTTCCTGCTCGTGACCTTGAGAAACCATTCTTGATGTACGTAGAAGATGTATTCTCCATCTCTGGTAGAGGTACCGTAGTTACCGGTAAAGTAGAACGAGGTGTTATCACTAAAGGTTCAGAAGTCGAGATCGTTGGTATGGGTTCTCCAATTAAGACCACCCTCACTGGTATTG AAATGTTCCACAAGGAActtgaaagaggtgaagctGGTGACAACATGGGTGCCCTTCTTAGAGGTATCAAGAGAGAACAAGTGCGAAGAGGTCAAGTCTTAGTACAACCAGGttcaatcaaatcagtcAAGAAATTTAAAGCTCAATTATAT ATCCtcaccaaagaagaaggtggtcGATACACACCATTCATGGCCAACTACCGACCTCAATTATTCATCAGAACTACCGATGTTACAGTATCACTTAACTTCCCTGAAGGAACCGAAGGTGCTCATGAAAAATTAGTCATGCCTGGAGATAACGTCGAAATGATCGGTGATTTAGTACATGATATTGCTCTTGAACCTGGATCAAGATTCACATTGagagaaggtggtaagaCAATCGGTACTGGTATTGTCAGCGAGATTTATGAGTAA